The DNA window GATGCAGAACAAAAGCAGATTTTACATAAAGTGGCGGAGAATGAACCTTCTGACTGGTGGGGGTGGATACCAGATATTGGGATACACTGTTAAGCATCTGATAACTAACGTTTTCATTGCATTGGCAACAATAATGGTGACCTACCTATCCAAGTGGCACTATATTTGGGTGACACCTTATGTGGGACTATAAGACAGCAAAGGCACCCCCCCAGACCTATAGCTATCTCCATGTTCCCCATAACTAAACTTCCAAGAAGCTCTCTATGCCTTAATCTACACACAGTATAATGATCACACACAGTATGATGATGAAGAGCCATCTTGATTGTCCTTACAGGACACAAGAGGGGAGTGTAGAAGAACATGAACAACATGGTTGCATAAGGTTTAATGATTTAACCACACATCCTTGCTACAGCACCACCATTTTTGTCATAATCTTTGTCTGTATGCATCTGACCACTATGTGGAGAAGAACAGTTCACGGAAAGTTAATGAACAAGAAatgaagtttgctagagcttggTGCTTTCCCTTAACTGTTCCCTTGCTAGCAAGATAACAAAAGGATTTAGCTGTTAACAGTCAGTGTGGAGATTATTTACAAGTCACACAACTGAAAACAACCCCAAACCCAAAATTCCTTACAGTACTACACTTCAAATCCTCCCCCAATATATACTTACAGATGTAGTGATCTCGAACTCTGCCAAGACGGACGAGGTTTTTAAGGTCATCATGACGAAAAATCTCCCGACTGCAAGTGTCCAATCTTGAGTTCACAACATTTGCAACTTTTTTTCCTAAGACCAAAGGAACAGACGACTTTTCAACTTCCAAAAAATCAATATTGTACATCAGACCAGTCACCAAAATCATCTGGTTCCCTGCTTGTAAAACTTCAAGTGTTACTAATGCCGGCTAACAGTGTGTCAGTTGGAAAACTTGTATCAACATGGATACATAAAACAGGGTTTTCCCAGTTTATGCAATCACACCACATGTAGAGAAGCTGAAGACAACAGATCTGATGAGACCAGATGTACATCTCTGAATGGTtctttcattcattatgtgccatgtcatatgacatggacgatcatggtctttccatgaccatgattgtttttggcaatttTTACAACTGAAATGGTTTGCAATTGCCTtcgtctgggcagtgtctttacaagacaggtgaccccagccattaccaatactcttcagagattgtctgcctggcgtcaatgatcgcataaccagaacttgtgatatacaccagctgctcccatagTTTCACATGACAGTGATTGGGGtgctaaaccttgcccaagggtaacctgcagcctagtggaaggaaggagcaccctacacctcctttggtagagacttctCCACCCTGCCAACCAGAAAGGttacattccacaaattcaataAACTGATGCATTACCAGTATGAATCTTAGACTTTGCCAGGAACTTGTAACAACAGGGCATTTAGCCCAAAAGCCTTGCATCCCACTTCCTCCCATTCTTCAGCTTTGCCTGTTGGCATGCATCCATACCATCCACCACAGCAAGCTCATAAAGGACAGGCAACCTGTATCACTTGGGAATCTTCATTTCTCTGGGTTTGATTTGAAAATCCAAATTCCTAAACTTCTTATGTATAATGTCATCAATAGAAACCTGATTTAAAGaagccaagaatggaaaagctctTTCTATCCTTGCCCCACTAAATACACTAAGGAAATTGCAGTCCACTGCAGGACCCCCTTCTTAAAGGGGACTTCCTGAATATACTATCTCCTTTTATGAAGTATACAATGATTCTCACAGCTCTGGTAAGACTTAGGTTTAAATATAAAATAGCTTCATTTATCTTTTAAGGTAACCTGTTTCAAATAACTTATATGTCCCCACTTCCCATGCCAACTATTTTAAGTTGTCCTGTACAAACCTTTCTTTCACTTCTTCCACTAGAAAGATCCTTCCTTGACATAAATAGCTTATGATTCTGCACACTTGCACTAAAACCAGATTACaggagatgctgaaaatctgaaataaaaagagaatgctgaaaatattcaggcagcatctctgaggGGGAAAAGTTAATGACCTGAAACATCTCGACAGAGATGGTATCTTTCTTGATGAACATTTACAGTTTTTTGTGTTTATTTATGTTGAGACTCACCTTGTTGTCCTCTGATCTAAACAGCACATCTAGATCAAGGACACAATTCTAAAAAACAGGGATTTCAAATTCAACAGTAGAACTGACTCACCGTTCACCATCTCAATCTCAATGACACCAGGGGAGAAACACTGCTTGAGTTTCTCTGCAAGCTCCCCTTCTATGGGACTCAGTAGAGTTATTTCGGGTAAAAGTCGGTAGCTTGCTGTGGCAACAGGAGAGAACTTGGCATGGTCTTTAGCTAGGAAGTGAACACAAAGGAGATTACATTCATGCACTATGGTACAGCTCATATCATGATTTATTTTGCATTCTTTCCTCAGTTTAATAGTGGTATTTTtacacccagcaccctcctcccacccagtccTGAACTCCTCAAGAAGAGAAAATATTTTCTCTCCATCACCCTACTGgacacttttttttaatacactGATTAAGCCAAGTGTTGGCCTACTTCTCATTACACAGTAGAGGCCAAGGCCAATTTTCTTTTCAACAAGGCCATTCAGTACCTGTACTATTGACCCAAAGAGGACTGTTATAAGCAACACGATTCCCTCTCCTACCACTGCCTTACCAATTCCTTTCACACAGTGTACGACGACATCAATTTCTTGCCCTGGGCGAAGCTGAGCAATGAGGATATCATCGTGTACAGGCTGAATTTCAACCTGTCCAAAGACATCTGCCTGGTTCCCAATGGGTACCCACTTCAAGTGCTTGGAGTAGACTGAAACGACAAATGGAAGAATGCAGGGCCCGTACTGCAGCATAACTGAATTATGGAAGAAACATGATGAATCACAAAACTGTAATATAAAGAACAATCCCAATACCAGCTCATATTGatttgcattcatttctggtctGCCAGTTACAAAAAGGACATGGAGAGGGCTCATGtgagatttatttattatctagAGATACTGCACGGAATAGGTCCTTCTAGCAACCCGCGATTTAACCCAGAGCaatcgcgggacaatttacaattaccaattgAACTACTAACCAGTACGCCTTTAGacactgggaggaaactggagcattctgagaaaacccatgcattccacagaggGGATGTACAAAGTACTTACAGagaatgccagaattgaactctgaattctgatgcccccagctgtaataacatcacactatccactacactaccatgaagCCATTTTCACAACTTGGGCTTGCAGACCCTAATCTTTCTGATGCAGTTTTCTAACACTTGCAAATCTCCCTCTGAATCAACTGATAAGTGTTCATGCAAGTGTCAGAAAATTCCCTATTTCAGTAAGATGTCAACTCATAGAGCTTTAGTGAATAGGGAATGTAAAATAGCAGAACTGTGAATTTCAGATACCTTTATGATTTAGGTACAGCTCTTCAGGGTCGGAAGAGTCTTTGAGTGCTTTAGGATTTCTGGTACATTTCACTTTCAGGTGGAATTGCAGAGTATCAATTTCTGTTCCTTCTTCATCTCCTGAAAAAGTAATAAAGCTTAGTCCCCTGAATGTTCGGGCACTTCAACATGTTCAAGCACAGTAACTTCACTGAAGCACACAGTGACCCCTGCACTTGACAGCAGAAATGTAGGATACAAATGAAAATGCTGCAAATACTCAAAAAGTCAGGCAAAATCCATGAAGAGAACAAAAGAGTTAATCAACCCAAGATGTTAACtgcttctctccacagatgctgcctgacttcggGAATATTTTCAATATGTTTTGCAATTATTTCAggtggaagtttttttttaaataggagATATGAGGAAAGGATTTTTCACCTGTTGcctgagaaggtggtggaggcaggtacacttGCAAATAAAAGACTACAGACAAAGTCCCAGTTACAAGGATTAATATAATTAATAGACAAGTAGAATGGCAAGCCCAGATGTGCTGGACTGAAGGATTTGTTTCTGTTTTGTATGACTCAGATGCAAAGATGTTTCTTTGTTGTTCTGTTAATAGTACAGTAGCTGTTCTACATCAGTCCCACACAGTGGGTAACACATCTGCTCACTGGGGCAAAACAACTCCCTCACCtgtgctcctgtactcaaacagTCGTGGGTCTGCTTTGATGGGGATGAGGCCCAGTCTGTGTGCCAGAACCTCATCCTGAACTATGGAGGTGTTGTTGTAGATAAATGCCTTCTCCACAGCCATGGTCGGGACCTGAACAGCAGAAAGGTTAGATTCACAGTGGAAGTAATGTATTAAGTGTCACCTTTATTCATTGTTTGACAAGTTCTACAAAGAAAATATGGTTAGCAAAATTAATGTCTTCTGGACAGAAGTCAAAGTAACA is part of the Hemitrygon akajei chromosome 9, sHemAka1.3, whole genome shotgun sequence genome and encodes:
- the polr1c gene encoding DNA-directed RNA polymerases I and III subunit RPAC1 isoform X1, whose protein sequence is MSLWLNVLLCLNSTLWSGWETLSKMAYNLYSIQDWTNQVHTTDFPGNYPGYDDTWDQRRFEQNFRIDIVRLEDDTLEFDMIGIDAAIANAFRRILLAEVPTMAVEKAFIYNNTSIVQDEVLAHRLGLIPIKADPRLFEYRSTGDEEGTEIDTLQFHLKVKCTRNPKALKDSSDPEELYLNHKVYSKHLKWVPIGNQADVFGQVEIQPVHDDILIAQLRPGQEIDVVVHCVKGIAKDHAKFSPVATASYRLLPEITLLSPIEGELAEKLKQCFSPGVIEIEMVNGKKVANVVNSRLDTCSREIFRHDDLKNLVRLGRVRDHYIFSVESTGILPPEVLVSEALKVLMTKCRRFLNELDTVQMD
- the polr1c gene encoding DNA-directed RNA polymerases I and III subunit RPAC1 isoform X3; the protein is MSLWLNVLLCLNSTLWSGWETLSKMAYNLYSIQDWTNQVHTTDFPGNYPGYDDTWDQRRFEQVPTMAVEKAFIYNNTSIVQDEVLAHRLGLIPIKADPRLFEYRSTGDEEGTEIDTLQFHLKVKCTRNPKALKDSSDPEELYLNHKVYSKHLKWVPIGNQADVFGQVEIQPVHDDILIAQLRPGQEIDVVVHCVKGIAKDHAKFSPVATASYRLLPEITLLSPIEGELAEKLKQCFSPGVIEIEMVNGKKVANVVNSRLDTCSREIFRHDDLKNLVRLGRVRDHYIFSVESTGILPPEVLVSEALKVLMTKCRRFLNELDTVQMD
- the polr1c gene encoding DNA-directed RNA polymerases I and III subunit RPAC1 isoform X5, producing the protein MADSRERIELIRNRVVLKEFGVQNVHTTDFPGNYPGYDDTWDQRRFEQVPTMAVEKAFIYNNTSIVQDEVLAHRLGLIPIKADPRLFEYRSTGDEEGTEIDTLQFHLKVKCTRNPKALKDSSDPEELYLNHKVYSKHLKWVPIGNQADVFGQVEIQPVHDDILIAQLRPGQEIDVVVHCVKGIAKDHAKFSPVATASYRLLPEITLLSPIEGELAEKLKQCFSPGVIEIEMVNGKKVANVVNSRLDTCSREIFRHDDLKNLVRLGRVRDHYIFSVESTGILPPEVLVSEALKVLMTKCRRFLNELDTVQMD
- the polr1c gene encoding DNA-directed RNA polymerases I and III subunit RPAC1 isoform X4, whose product is MSIPLISLAITPVTTTRGTSGASSRIDIVRLEDDTLEFDMIGIDAAIANAFRRILLAEVPTMAVEKAFIYNNTSIVQDEVLAHRLGLIPIKADPRLFEYRSTGDEEGTEIDTLQFHLKVKCTRNPKALKDSSDPEELYLNHKVYSKHLKWVPIGNQADVFGQVEIQPVHDDILIAQLRPGQEIDVVVHCVKGIAKDHAKFSPVATASYRLLPEITLLSPIEGELAEKLKQCFSPGVIEIEMVNGKKVANVVNSRLDTCSREIFRHDDLKNLVRLGRVRDHYIFSVESTGILPPEVLVSEALKVLMTKCRRFLNELDTVQMD
- the polr1c gene encoding DNA-directed RNA polymerases I and III subunit RPAC1 isoform X2, yielding MADSRERIELIRNRVVLKEFGVQNVHTTDFPGNYPGYDDTWDQRRFEQNFRIDIVRLEDDTLEFDMIGIDAAIANAFRRILLAEVPTMAVEKAFIYNNTSIVQDEVLAHRLGLIPIKADPRLFEYRSTGDEEGTEIDTLQFHLKVKCTRNPKALKDSSDPEELYLNHKVYSKHLKWVPIGNQADVFGQVEIQPVHDDILIAQLRPGQEIDVVVHCVKGIAKDHAKFSPVATASYRLLPEITLLSPIEGELAEKLKQCFSPGVIEIEMVNGKKVANVVNSRLDTCSREIFRHDDLKNLVRLGRVRDHYIFSVESTGILPPEVLVSEALKVLMTKCRRFLNELDTVQMD